Proteins from one Bacteroides zhangwenhongii genomic window:
- a CDS encoding glycosyl hydrolase family 18 protein, whose translation MRSKFLFFCLFLFGMLAACKDTKWVDVPAGTPPEGSVVGKPGDDEEPDEPDPTEKSFINCSYIRGDFFEINRISGASMGACNDLIYLTARPYADGDLTFDLPVNDAEFTGVSYMPSYEGRNGVVKFDGAGKMNGGDGLLHSPDGAYKKFTFGTYLYITEWIDGAYLFNKVNNNSTIISFQLGETEGNLKFTIGNSTTTIVNDNLKPGAWHYVAITYSGGKAKLYVDTNNTPTEFTGSLPAEIPNTRADFFLGEKFKGYLDETFVSSLEVGTLGRNPISFDTNIWNNTKTLAYWKYDDSAQLGKDSHTWAIRLEQIRAALNGQVGDRKLRLGIAGGEWLKMVGNETARTNFANNVKNVLDKYNMDGVDLDFEWAYYASDLTNYSKAIVKLRNVLGKNVFFTVSLHPVSYKITPEAIAAVDFISFQCYGPQAALFSFERFKSDGQTAVEYGIPQNKLVMGVPFYGTTGTAGEQVAYYDLINKGNLTNTSVDEWMYNGKSYTLNSQTTIRQKTQYVCENGFGGIMSWDLATDVDVTDDKSLLKVVKEEFDYYANPAVE comes from the coding sequence ATGAGAAGCAAATTCCTATTTTTTTGTCTCTTCCTCTTTGGAATGTTGGCAGCTTGTAAAGACACAAAATGGGTGGATGTTCCAGCTGGCACTCCTCCTGAAGGTTCAGTTGTTGGAAAACCGGGTGATGACGAAGAACCAGATGAACCGGATCCAACAGAAAAATCATTTATTAATTGTTCTTATATACGTGGTGATTTTTTTGAGATAAATCGAATCTCTGGAGCAAGTATGGGTGCTTGTAATGATTTGATTTATCTGACAGCTCGTCCTTATGCTGACGGTGACTTGACATTTGATCTGCCGGTGAATGACGCAGAATTTACAGGAGTATCATATATGCCTTCTTATGAAGGTCGTAATGGAGTGGTGAAATTTGATGGTGCCGGAAAAATGAACGGTGGAGATGGTTTACTTCATTCCCCGGATGGGGCATACAAGAAGTTTACATTTGGTACTTATCTATATATAACTGAATGGATAGATGGTGCTTATTTATTTAATAAGGTAAACAATAACTCTACCATTATATCTTTCCAACTTGGTGAAACTGAAGGAAATTTAAAATTTACTATTGGAAATTCTACGACAACTATTGTCAATGACAATTTAAAGCCGGGTGCTTGGCATTATGTAGCGATAACTTATAGTGGAGGAAAGGCTAAATTATATGTAGACACTAATAATACCCCTACAGAATTTACGGGTTCTCTGCCTGCTGAAATTCCTAATACTCGTGCAGATTTCTTTCTTGGAGAAAAATTCAAAGGATATTTGGATGAGACATTCGTTAGCAGTTTGGAAGTAGGTACGTTGGGTAGAAATCCTATCTCTTTTGATACTAATATTTGGAATAATACAAAAACACTTGCTTATTGGAAATATGATGATTCTGCACAGCTCGGAAAAGATTCTCATACTTGGGCTATTCGTTTAGAACAAATACGTGCTGCATTAAATGGACAAGTAGGAGACCGAAAACTACGTTTGGGTATCGCTGGTGGTGAATGGTTGAAGATGGTTGGTAATGAAACTGCGCGCACTAACTTTGCTAATAATGTTAAGAATGTTTTGGATAAGTATAATATGGATGGGGTCGATCTTGACTTTGAATGGGCTTATTATGCTAGTGACTTAACTAATTACAGCAAAGCCATAGTAAAACTGCGCAACGTATTAGGAAAAAATGTATTTTTTACGGTTTCCTTGCATCCGGTTTCTTATAAGATAACTCCTGAAGCAATTGCTGCAGTTGATTTTATCTCTTTCCAATGTTATGGACCTCAGGCGGCTCTTTTTTCTTTCGAACGTTTCAAATCAGACGGTCAAACTGCTGTTGAATATGGAATTCCTCAAAATAAATTGGTGATGGGAGTACCTTTTTATGGAACTACCGGAACAGCGGGTGAACAAGTTGCTTATTATGATCTGATAAATAAAGGTAATCTTACTAACACTTCTGTGGATGAATGGATGTATAATGGAAAGAGCTATACACTCAATAGTCAGACTACAATTCGCCAAAAAACACAGTATGTGTGTGAGAATGGTTTCGGTGGAATAATGAGCTGGGATTTGGCTACGGACGTAGATGTGACAGATGATAAGTCTTTGTTGAAAGTGGTGAAAGAAGAGTTTGATTACTATGCTAATCCTGCCGTAGAATAA